ATTTTCTTTTTCCATTAAGCATTTTACTTATTATTATCAGTCGTTGGCTATACCCTTTTATTTTTAATCCGGCATTTATTGATGGTGCAGGAGTTTTTAATGTATTTCTACTTTTAGTAATTACCAGATTGGTTTTTCCACAAACAATATTATTAGGTTTAAAAAAGACAAATGTTTTATTAATTGTTTCAATTATCGAGTTTACTTTAAAACTTGTTTTCAGTCTTTGGCTTGCTATACCATTTGGTATTGTTGGAGTAGCACTTGGAACATTAATCGCATTTGTAGCCGAAAGATTAATTTTAATAGCAATTAATTACAAATACTTAAAAATTAAACCAACCCAATATATCGACCTGAAATGGTTATCTATATACTCTGTAATCATATTGATAGTCTACTTTTTAGTAGAAAGAAATTTTTACTTTTTATAAAATTCGTCAGAATGTTTGGGATTTTAAAAATGAAATTGTAATTTTGCAGTCCGATTTAAAAACTTGAATTGAAAATTTTCCATTATGAAAAAAGATATCCATCCAACAGCTTACAGACTCGTAGCATTCAAAGATATGTCAAACGAGCACACTTTTATTACAAAATCTTGCACTCAAACTAAAGAAACTATTGAAATTGAAGGCGTTACTTACCCTTTAATTAAAGTTGAAATTTCAAATACTTCTCACCCTTTTTATACCGGTAAAATGAAATTAGTTGATACAGCAGGTCGTATTGATAAATTCCGTAACCGTTATACTAAAAAAGAAGAGAAAAAAGCTGAATAATAATTTTGAACTTATTATAATAGAAAAAGCCCCGTTTGGGGCTTTTTCTATTATGCAATGTTTTAAGTTGGCAACGATTTATGGACAAACAACATCAGCATACGATGTGTCCCAGCAATGCCAGTTTGAATCAGAATATTTATTAGGATCTTTAACATGGCCATGTCCATCTGCAAAATGCCATTCAATTTCAGTTAAATTTGCTTGAGTAGGGTTCGCATCATTTTTCATGAACACATCATAGAATCTATCAAATTCAGTATTTGCAACAGTTCCATATCTGATATACTCTCCATTATTTTTATAATTATTAGTACTTGAAGCAGGAGCTACATTTGTGTACTTTATCGAAGAAATACTTGAAGAATTCAATGCCCAGTCAATACGAAGCAAAGGTGTTTGCTGTGTTGTACTTTCATTAAGTACCCAGTATCCGCCTGAACCATTAGTATGTGAACGACCATAATACCACTCAAAATTATCAATCTTCATTTTCCAGTCAACTGTATCC
This sequence is a window from Bacteroidia bacterium. Protein-coding genes within it:
- a CDS encoding type B 50S ribosomal protein L31 — protein: MKKDIHPTAYRLVAFKDMSNEHTFITKSCTQTKETIEIEGVTYPLIKVEISNTSHPFYTGKMKLVDTAGRIDKFRNRYTKKEEKKAE